Proteins from a genomic interval of Mycobacterium conspicuum:
- the dtd gene encoding D-aminoacyl-tRNA deacylase encodes MRVLVQRVSSAAVSVDGQVVGAIRPDRQGLLAFVGVTHTDNPDKARRLAEKLWNLRILADEKSAADVRAPILVVSQFTLYADTAKGRRPSWNAAAPGAVAEPLVAAFVEALRGLGARVETGVFGAHMDVELVNDGPVTVILEL; translated from the coding sequence ATGCGCGTTCTGGTGCAACGGGTCTCGTCAGCAGCGGTGTCGGTCGACGGCCAGGTGGTCGGTGCCATCCGGCCGGATCGCCAGGGACTGCTGGCGTTTGTCGGTGTCACACACACCGATAACCCCGATAAGGCGCGCCGCCTGGCTGAAAAGCTCTGGAACCTACGTATTCTCGCCGACGAAAAGTCCGCGGCTGACGTCCGCGCGCCGATCCTGGTCGTCAGTCAGTTCACGCTGTACGCCGACACCGCCAAAGGTCGTCGGCCGTCCTGGAATGCGGCCGCTCCCGGCGCGGTCGCCGAGCCGCTGGTGGCCGCGTTCGTGGAGGCGCTGCGGGGATTGGGTGCCCGGGTGGAGACCGGCGTGTTCGGGGCGCACATGGATGTCGAATTGGTAAACGACGGCCCAGTAACCGTGATTTTGGAGCTCTGA
- a CDS encoding class I SAM-dependent methyltransferase, with amino-acid sequence MAFTSSASPEFGSLRSDDDHWDIVSGVGYTALLVAGWRAVHAVSPQPLVRDDYAKLFITASQDPYLAGVLADPGTSVDETAFPRLYGVQTRFFDDFFNAASAAGLRQAVIVAAGLDSRAYRLEWPDDTTVFEIDLPKVLEFKARVLDGHGATPKARRREVAADLRTDWPTPLQAAGFDPREPSAWSVEGILPYLTDDAQTTLFARIGELCASGSRVAVGALGTRLDHGRLAALEAEHPGVNMSGSVDFSALTYEPKFDTAGWLAAHGWAVDPVRNTLELQSGYGMTPPEVDVKIDGFMHSEYITAVRL; translated from the coding sequence GTGGCGTTCACGTCATCCGCATCACCTGAATTTGGGTCGCTTCGTTCCGACGACGACCACTGGGACATCGTCAGCGGCGTGGGCTACACCGCGCTGCTGGTGGCGGGTTGGCGCGCCGTGCACGCGGTGAGCCCGCAACCGCTGGTCCGTGACGACTACGCGAAACTTTTCATAACAGCCTCCCAGGACCCGTATCTGGCCGGCGTGTTGGCCGACCCGGGCACCTCCGTGGACGAGACCGCGTTCCCCCGCCTCTATGGCGTGCAGACCCGATTCTTCGACGATTTCTTCAACGCCGCCAGTGCGGCAGGCCTACGTCAGGCCGTGATTGTCGCCGCTGGGTTGGACTCTCGGGCCTACCGGCTCGAATGGCCGGACGACACAACCGTTTTCGAGATTGACCTACCGAAAGTCCTGGAATTCAAGGCGCGGGTGCTCGACGGGCATGGCGCCACGCCCAAGGCCCGCCGCCGCGAGGTGGCGGCCGATCTGCGCACCGATTGGCCAACACCGCTGCAGGCGGCCGGATTCGACCCGCGGGAACCCAGCGCCTGGTCGGTGGAGGGGATCCTGCCCTACCTGACCGACGACGCACAAACGACACTGTTTGCCCGGATCGGCGAGCTGTGCGCATCCGGCAGCCGAGTTGCGGTGGGCGCGCTGGGAACACGCTTGGACCACGGCCGGCTTGCGGCGCTGGAAGCCGAACACCCCGGCGTCAACATGTCGGGCAGCGTGGACTTCTCCGCGCTGACGTATGAGCCCAAGTTCGACACCGCGGGCTGGCTGGCCGCACACGGCTGGGCCGTCGACCCGGTCCGCAACACCTTGGAGTTGCAGTCGGGCTATGGCATGACGCCGCCGGAGGTGGATGTCAAGATCGACGGCTTCATGCACTCGGAGTACATCACGGCGGTCAGGTTATGA
- a CDS encoding amidohydrolase family protein, producing the protein MQIIDADGHVAENSSLAVEAIKRWPDYVKPSTDKRLRLMFEGRNYPEDEGPGAGCPPEHGITKAPDVNCRTAEGVVGDADRDHIDTMVLYPSLGLCVPSLEDPEFAAGFARLYNQWIADYCAPTNGRLRGVAVTPIEHGQVAIDIMREAKELGLVSTLVPPALKTRNLDHPDLDPFYAAAVELEMPLGVHGAPGIHLPKIGVDRFTNYIQVHCISFPFDQMTAMTALVSGGVFERHPRLRVAFLEAGAGWVPFFMDRLHEHYEKRGDWIERGWRRDPHDYLAAGNIWVTCEPEEPILPGVIDVLGADFIMFASDYPHWDGEWPESTKHLRTRTDISEEAREKIGGLNAQRFYSLN; encoded by the coding sequence ATGCAAATCATCGATGCCGATGGGCACGTCGCCGAAAACTCATCGCTGGCCGTCGAGGCGATCAAGCGCTGGCCGGACTACGTCAAACCCAGCACCGACAAGCGGTTGCGGTTGATGTTCGAGGGCCGCAACTATCCGGAGGACGAGGGCCCCGGCGCCGGTTGCCCACCCGAGCATGGCATCACCAAGGCGCCCGACGTCAACTGCCGGACGGCCGAGGGTGTGGTGGGGGACGCCGACCGCGACCACATCGACACGATGGTGCTCTATCCCAGCCTCGGGCTGTGCGTGCCCAGCCTCGAAGACCCTGAATTCGCTGCGGGATTCGCCCGGCTCTACAACCAGTGGATCGCGGATTACTGCGCACCGACGAACGGCCGGTTGCGCGGCGTCGCTGTCACCCCGATCGAGCACGGGCAGGTGGCCATCGACATCATGCGCGAGGCCAAGGAGCTCGGGCTGGTGTCGACCCTGGTCCCGCCGGCGCTTAAGACCCGCAACCTTGACCACCCCGATCTTGACCCGTTCTACGCCGCCGCCGTCGAGCTCGAAATGCCGCTGGGCGTGCACGGCGCGCCCGGCATTCACCTGCCGAAGATCGGCGTGGACCGCTTCACGAATTACATTCAGGTGCACTGCATCAGCTTTCCGTTCGACCAGATGACGGCGATGACGGCGCTCGTCTCGGGCGGCGTCTTCGAGCGGCATCCGCGACTGCGGGTCGCGTTCCTCGAGGCGGGCGCGGGCTGGGTCCCGTTCTTCATGGACCGCCTGCACGAGCATTACGAGAAGCGCGGCGACTGGATCGAGCGCGGCTGGCGCCGCGACCCGCACGACTACCTGGCCGCCGGAAACATCTGGGTGACATGCGAACCCGAGGAGCCGATCCTGCCGGGCGTGATCGATGTGCTCGGCGCCGACTTCATCATGTTCGCCAGCGACTACCCGCACTGGGACGGCGAGTGGCCGGAAAGCACCAAGCATCTGCGCACCCGAACCGACATCAGTGAAGAAGCACGCGAAAAGATCGGCGGCTTGAACGCACAGCGCTTCTACAGCCTGAATTAA
- a CDS encoding MTH1187 family thiamine-binding protein produces MSVLVAFSVTPLGVGEGVGEIVAEAVRVVRDSGLPNKTDSMFTVIEGDSWEQVMAVVQRAVEAVAARAPRVSTVIKVDWRAGATDAMTQKVASVERHLARH; encoded by the coding sequence ATGTCTGTGCTGGTCGCGTTTTCGGTCACCCCGCTCGGCGTGGGCGAGGGTGTCGGCGAGATCGTCGCCGAAGCGGTTCGCGTGGTGCGCGATTCCGGGCTGCCCAACAAGACGGATTCGATGTTCACCGTGATCGAAGGCGATAGCTGGGAACAGGTGATGGCGGTGGTACAACGCGCGGTCGAGGCCGTGGCCGCTCGCGCGCCGCGGGTCAGCACGGTGATCAAGGTGGACTGGCGGGCCGGGGCGACCGACGCGATGACGCAGAAAGTCGCTTCCGTCGAACGGCACCTAGCCCGGCACTAG
- a CDS encoding phage holin family protein, translated as MGPFLWRAALTGVALWVVTLLFHGLRFVGGYTTPQRIGIIFLVAVLFGVVNAFIKPIVQFFSIPLYILTLGVFHIVVNALMLWITASITTHTIHWGLVIDHFWWDAIWAAILLSIVSWTLSLVVRDVGRAAKR; from the coding sequence ATGGGCCCTTTTCTGTGGCGCGCCGCATTAACCGGTGTCGCGTTGTGGGTTGTCACGCTGTTATTTCACGGATTGCGGTTCGTCGGCGGTTACACCACGCCGCAGAGGATCGGCATCATCTTCCTCGTCGCGGTGCTGTTCGGTGTGGTCAACGCGTTCATCAAGCCGATCGTGCAATTCTTCTCGATCCCGTTGTACATCCTGACCCTTGGCGTGTTTCACATCGTCGTCAACGCGTTGATGCTCTGGATCACCGCTTCGATCACCACACACACCATTCACTGGGGTTTGGTGATCGACCATTTCTGGTGGGACGCGATCTGGGCCGCCATCCTGTTGTCGATCGTCAGCTGGACTCTGTCGCTGGTGGTTCGCGACGTCGGTCGCGCCGCCAAGAGGTAG
- a CDS encoding nitroreductase family protein — translation MDLATVDELLTTTRAVRKRLDLTRPVGREVILECIRLAMQAPTASNTQDWRWIVVTDPDKRAAIAEIYSSIGAQYLAYAAQNATDPQTQRVYQSAMSLTDTLAQVPVHVIPCIEQRIDGAELGIAAAAWASIIPAGWSFLLALRSRGLGSVWTTMHLFKEKEVAELLGIPETVTQAALFPVAYTIGTDFRPAARPPAESITYWDTWEQPSGDG, via the coding sequence ATGGATCTGGCGACGGTCGACGAACTGCTCACCACGACGCGGGCCGTGCGGAAACGGCTTGACCTCACCCGCCCCGTGGGCCGCGAGGTCATCCTCGAGTGCATCCGGCTGGCCATGCAGGCGCCGACGGCCAGCAACACCCAGGACTGGCGTTGGATCGTCGTCACCGATCCCGACAAGCGTGCGGCGATCGCCGAGATCTACAGCAGCATCGGCGCGCAGTACCTGGCGTACGCCGCACAGAACGCGACGGATCCGCAGACACAACGGGTGTACCAGAGTGCGATGAGCCTCACCGACACCCTCGCCCAGGTCCCGGTCCACGTCATCCCCTGCATCGAGCAGCGCATCGACGGCGCCGAACTCGGGATCGCCGCGGCGGCCTGGGCGTCGATCATCCCGGCCGGCTGGAGCTTCCTGTTGGCGCTTCGTTCGCGCGGTTTGGGGTCGGTGTGGACGACGATGCATCTGTTCAAGGAAAAGGAAGTGGCCGAATTGCTCGGCATTCCCGAGACGGTCACGCAGGCCGCGCTGTTCCCGGTGGCCTACACGATCGGCACCGACTTTCGGCCGGCCGCCCGGCCGCCCGCGGAAAGCATCACTTACTGGGACACCTGGGAACAACCGAGTGGAGATGGCTGA
- a CDS encoding macro domain-containing protein yields MIELEVAQTDVTKLELDAIANAANTQLRHGGGVAAAIARAGGPAVQRESTAKAPIGLGEAVETTAGDMPARYVIHAATMELGGPTLKICGAEIIAQATESTLRKADELGCRSLALVAFGTGVGGFPLDEAARLMVDAVRRHRPGSLERVVFAVHGDAADQAFRAAVGA; encoded by the coding sequence ATGATCGAGTTAGAGGTAGCCCAAACCGACGTGACCAAGCTCGAGCTGGACGCGATCGCTAACGCGGCCAACACCCAACTGCGGCACGGCGGCGGCGTCGCCGCGGCGATCGCCCGCGCCGGCGGTCCCGCGGTGCAGCGGGAATCCACCGCCAAGGCGCCGATCGGGCTCGGTGAAGCCGTCGAGACGACGGCCGGCGACATGCCGGCGCGCTACGTGATTCACGCCGCGACGATGGAGCTGGGCGGCCCGACCTTGAAAATTTGCGGAGCTGAAATCATCGCCCAAGCCACCGAATCCACCCTGCGCAAGGCCGATGAGCTGGGGTGCCGTTCGCTGGCGCTGGTGGCATTCGGCACCGGCGTCGGCGGCTTCCCGCTCGACGAGGCCGCACGTTTGATGGTCGACGCGGTGCGCCGGCACCGGCCGGGCTCGCTGGAGCGGGTGGTGTTCGCGGTCCACGGCGACGCGGCCGATCAGGCCTTTCGAGCCGCGGTGGGGGCCTAG
- a CDS encoding competence/damage-inducible protein A: MSARAGIVVTGTEVLTGRVQDKNGPWIADRLLELGVELAHITICGDRPADIEAQLRFMADQGVDLIVTSGGLGPTADDMTVEVVARFTGRELVLDAEVENKIANILKRLMGARNAALQPGSFDSIRAANRKQAMVPAGAEVLDPVGTAPGVVVPGRPAVIVLPGPPRELQPMWHNAIQTAAAQQAIAGRTVYRQETIRMFGLPESGLAETLRDAEKSVSDFGKLEITTCLRRGEIEMVTRYEPDAADSYARLTELLREKHGHQLYSEDGSHVDDLVARLLAGRRIATAESCTAGLLAARLTDRPGSSEYVMGGVVSYSNDAKVELLGVDPALIETHGAVSEPVAEAMASGALKQFGADTAVAITGIAGPSGGTPEKPVGTVCFTVRLTDGATTTRTLQLPGNRSDIRERSTTVAMHLLLRALSDVESGSKTG, translated from the coding sequence GTGAGCGCACGCGCGGGCATCGTTGTCACCGGAACCGAAGTCCTCACCGGCCGCGTCCAGGACAAAAACGGCCCCTGGATCGCCGACCGGCTGCTGGAGCTCGGCGTCGAGCTGGCCCACATCACCATCTGCGGTGACCGCCCGGCCGACATCGAGGCGCAGCTGCGCTTCATGGCCGACCAGGGGGTGGACCTGATCGTCACCAGCGGCGGCCTGGGGCCCACGGCCGACGACATGACCGTCGAGGTGGTGGCGCGTTTCACCGGCCGCGAGCTGGTGCTGGATGCCGAGGTCGAGAACAAGATCGCCAACATCCTCAAACGCCTGATGGGGGCGCGCAACGCCGCCCTGCAGCCGGGCAGCTTCGACTCGATCAGGGCGGCCAACCGCAAGCAAGCCATGGTTCCCGCCGGCGCCGAGGTGCTCGATCCGGTGGGCACCGCGCCGGGCGTCGTCGTCCCCGGCAGGCCGGCGGTGATCGTGCTCCCGGGTCCGCCGCGCGAGCTACAGCCCATGTGGCACAACGCAATTCAGACCGCTGCGGCACAGCAGGCGATCGCCGGCCGGACGGTGTACCGGCAAGAGACCATCCGGATGTTCGGGCTGCCCGAATCGGGGCTGGCCGAAACCCTGCGTGACGCCGAAAAATCGGTATCCGACTTCGGCAAGTTGGAGATCACCACCTGCCTGCGGCGCGGAGAGATCGAGATGGTCACCCGCTACGAGCCGGACGCCGCCGATAGCTACGCCCGCCTCACCGAGCTGCTGCGCGAAAAGCACGGACACCAGCTGTATTCCGAGGACGGCTCGCATGTCGACGACCTGGTCGCGCGGCTGCTCGCCGGCCGCCGCATCGCGACCGCGGAATCGTGTACCGCGGGGCTGCTGGCGGCCCGGCTCACCGACCGGCCCGGATCGTCGGAGTACGTGATGGGCGGCGTGGTGAGCTACTCCAACGACGCGAAGGTCGAGCTGCTCGGCGTCGACCCCGCGTTGATCGAAACCCACGGCGCGGTGTCCGAGCCGGTGGCCGAGGCGATGGCATCGGGCGCCCTCAAGCAGTTCGGCGCCGACACCGCCGTCGCGATCACCGGAATCGCCGGACCGAGCGGGGGGACGCCCGAAAAGCCAGTCGGCACAGTCTGTTTCACGGTCAGGCTCACCGACGGCGCCACGACGACGAGGACACTGCAGCTCCCGGGAAACCGGTCCGACATCCGCGAGCGTTCCACGACGGTGGCGATGCACCTGCTGCTGCGCGCGCTCAGCGACGTCGAATCGGGCTCGAAGACAGGCTAG
- a CDS encoding SRPBCC family protein gives MQSYTVRFHVDAPPKKVWRVLHPPVPPDAPRPRVLEWPGGSMEILNEGNEAGEGLVRTCIFEVPKYLLSGGRARSWETVTEAEINRLSRYIAVGAPLWSRAEGYHELEEQPDGTTVLTFHETYHAYNPVLRFFLERPVHARISRDNLKVYEHALGYAGTVRRLS, from the coding sequence ATGCAGTCCTACACCGTGCGATTCCACGTCGACGCGCCCCCAAAGAAGGTGTGGCGGGTCCTGCATCCGCCGGTGCCGCCGGACGCGCCGCGCCCGCGGGTCCTCGAATGGCCCGGCGGCAGCATGGAAATCCTCAACGAAGGCAACGAGGCCGGCGAGGGCCTGGTCCGCACGTGCATCTTCGAAGTCCCCAAGTATCTGCTGTCCGGCGGCAGGGCGCGGTCGTGGGAAACGGTGACGGAGGCCGAAATCAACAGGCTGTCGCGGTATATCGCGGTCGGCGCGCCGCTGTGGTCGCGCGCCGAGGGCTACCACGAACTCGAGGAACAACCCGATGGCACCACCGTGCTGACGTTCCATGAGACCTATCACGCCTACAACCCGGTGCTGCGGTTCTTCCTCGAACGCCCCGTGCACGCGAGAATCTCCCGCGACAACCTCAAGGTGTACGAGCACGCACTGGGCTATGCGGGCACCGTGCGGCGGCTGAGCTAG
- a CDS encoding anti-sigma factor antagonist (This anti-anti-sigma factor, or anti-sigma factor antagonist, belongs to a family that includes characterized members SpoIIAA, RsbV, RsfA, and RsfB.), protein MRTLATETFPAFCNSGLRSVTELNGSAVVIHVGGDVDASNDTVWQRMVSRTASIASAPGPFVVDARAIDFMGSCAYVALANEAVRCGRRGVELRLVSSQPVVARTIAACGLGRLLPLYASVETALLSER, encoded by the coding sequence ATGAGGACTCTCGCAACCGAAACGTTCCCGGCCTTCTGCAACAGCGGGCTGCGGTCCGTCACCGAATTGAACGGCTCGGCCGTCGTGATTCATGTCGGCGGCGACGTCGATGCCAGCAACGACACCGTGTGGCAACGCATGGTGAGCCGAACCGCCTCGATCGCCAGCGCGCCGGGGCCGTTCGTCGTCGACGCCCGGGCAATCGACTTCATGGGATCGTGCGCCTATGTCGCGCTCGCCAACGAGGCGGTCCGATGCGGGCGGCGCGGCGTCGAGCTGCGGCTCGTCAGCAGTCAGCCGGTCGTCGCGCGAACCATCGCCGCCTGCGGCTTGGGGCGCCTGCTGCCGCTGTATGCGTCGGTGGAAACGGCGCTGCTCAGCGAGCGCTGA
- a CDS encoding enoyl-CoA hydratase/isomerase family protein, with translation MSIDYALDGRIATITINRPEARNSLDMEHFRDLKRAWIAFRDDPGAWVAVITGVGRDFCTGADLKKFIPELTGDLPQPDGWNKDDAIHAVLHRFPLYKPIIAAVNGTCVAGGCEMLGCTDIRVAVPEARFAIMEPKRGLFAGGGSTVRLPRQLPYALAMELLLTADMVDAQRALEMGLINRVVAADRLMEAAYDYAERIAANAPLAVFATKQSAVEGLALDLDAAYDNETRHSDRVFETQDAKEGPRAFAEKRAPRWQGR, from the coding sequence ATGAGCATCGACTACGCGCTGGACGGCCGCATTGCCACCATCACGATCAATCGCCCCGAGGCGCGCAATTCGCTCGACATGGAGCATTTCCGCGATCTGAAACGGGCGTGGATCGCCTTTCGCGACGATCCCGGCGCGTGGGTCGCGGTGATCACCGGCGTCGGTCGGGACTTTTGCACCGGAGCCGATTTGAAGAAATTCATCCCCGAGCTGACCGGTGACCTACCCCAGCCCGACGGGTGGAACAAAGACGACGCCATCCACGCCGTCTTGCATCGATTCCCGCTGTACAAGCCGATCATCGCCGCCGTCAACGGCACCTGCGTCGCCGGCGGGTGTGAGATGTTGGGCTGCACCGACATTCGAGTCGCCGTGCCCGAGGCGCGGTTCGCGATCATGGAGCCCAAACGCGGCTTATTCGCCGGCGGTGGCAGCACGGTGCGGCTGCCCCGCCAACTGCCTTACGCGCTGGCGATGGAGCTGTTGCTGACCGCCGACATGGTGGACGCGCAGCGCGCCCTGGAAATGGGATTGATCAACCGGGTGGTCGCGGCCGACCGGTTGATGGAGGCCGCCTACGACTACGCCGAGCGCATCGCCGCCAACGCGCCGCTGGCGGTGTTCGCGACCAAGCAGTCTGCCGTCGAGGGGCTGGCGCTTGACCTGGATGCGGCCTACGACAACGAAACCCGGCACAGCGACCGGGTTTTCGAGACCCAGGACGCCAAGGAGGGACCGCGCGCCTTCGCCGAGAAGCGAGCGCCGCGATGGCAGGGCCGCTGA
- a CDS encoding MFS transporter — MLGWTMDAFDYFIVVFVYADIAKTFHHSKAEVAFITTATLVMRPVGALLFGLWADRVGRRLPLMVDVMFYSVVGFLCAFAPNFTILVILRVLYGIGMGGEWGLGAALAMEKVPGERRGFFSGLLQEGYALGYLLASLGSLVVMNWLGLSWRWLFGLSIIPALISLIIRYRVQESEVWEAAQDRMKLTNTRIRDVLRDGAIIRRFFYLVLLMTAFNWMSHGTQDVYPTFLGATANHGAGLSSVTVKWIAVVYNLGAIVGGLVFGTLSQRFSRRYTVIFCALLGLPIVPLFAYSRTAAMLCLGSFLMQLCVQGAWGVIPAHLTEMSPDAIRGLYPGVTYQLGNLLAAFNLPIQERLAESHGYPFALAATIVPVLLAVATLTFIGKDATGIRFGTDETAFVPTEAT, encoded by the coding sequence ATGTTGGGCTGGACCATGGACGCCTTCGACTACTTCATCGTGGTGTTCGTCTACGCCGATATCGCAAAGACGTTTCACCACAGCAAGGCCGAGGTCGCGTTCATCACCACGGCCACCCTGGTCATGCGCCCGGTGGGGGCGCTGTTGTTCGGCCTGTGGGCCGACCGGGTCGGCCGTCGACTCCCGCTGATGGTCGACGTGATGTTCTACTCCGTCGTCGGATTCTTGTGCGCGTTCGCGCCGAACTTCACCATCTTGGTGATCCTGCGCGTGTTGTACGGCATCGGCATGGGCGGCGAATGGGGGTTGGGCGCCGCGCTGGCCATGGAGAAGGTGCCCGGCGAGCGGCGCGGCTTCTTCTCCGGGCTGCTGCAGGAGGGCTACGCGCTGGGTTACCTGCTGGCCAGCCTGGGATCGCTGGTGGTGATGAACTGGCTGGGATTGTCGTGGCGTTGGTTGTTCGGTCTGTCCATCATCCCGGCCTTGATCAGCCTGATCATTCGCTACCGCGTGCAGGAATCCGAGGTATGGGAAGCCGCCCAGGACCGGATGAAGCTGACCAACACCCGAATCCGGGACGTGCTGCGCGACGGCGCGATCATCCGCCGGTTCTTCTACCTGGTGCTGCTGATGACCGCCTTCAACTGGATGAGTCACGGCACCCAGGACGTCTACCCGACGTTCCTCGGCGCGACCGCCAACCACGGCGCCGGGCTGTCCAGCGTCACCGTCAAATGGATCGCGGTGGTGTACAACCTGGGCGCCATCGTCGGCGGGTTGGTGTTCGGCACGCTGTCGCAGCGGTTCAGCCGGCGCTACACCGTGATCTTCTGCGCGCTACTGGGGCTGCCGATCGTGCCGCTGTTCGCCTACTCGCGCACCGCGGCGATGTTGTGCCTCGGCTCGTTTCTAATGCAGCTCTGCGTCCAGGGGGCCTGGGGTGTGATTCCGGCGCACCTGACCGAAATGTCGCCGGACGCCATTCGTGGCCTCTACCCCGGTGTGACCTACCAGCTTGGCAACCTGCTTGCCGCGTTCAATCTGCCGATTCAGGAGCGCCTGGCCGAGTCGCACGGCTACCCGTTCGCCTTGGCCGCCACGATCGTGCCGGTACTGCTCGCCGTGGCCACGCTGACATTCATCGGTAAGGACGCGACCGGAATTCGTTTCGGCACCGACGAAACCGCTTTCGTGCCAACGGAAGCGACGTGA
- a CDS encoding sulfotransferase family protein — protein sequence MAAIHFISGLPRSGSTLLAALLRQNPRFEAGMSGPLAGLFGALLGEMSARNQFSVFIDDAKRERILRGLFDSFYAGSPADIIFDTNRGWCGWMPAIARLFPDAKVIACVRELPWVIDSIERLVQRNVFSPSSMFNYSAGGTVYTRANAVVAPDGIVGGPYDALKQACYGAQRSRLLLVQYETLSSDPAKTMDAIYAFLGEPPFEHDFDHVDYDVTEFDERAGTPGLHAVRPKVSAEQRDTLLPPDLFKRFRNDAFWRDPQRVPAGLQVV from the coding sequence ATGGCTGCCATTCACTTCATCTCGGGCCTGCCGCGCTCCGGTTCGACTCTGCTGGCGGCGTTGCTGCGGCAGAACCCGCGGTTTGAGGCGGGGATGTCGGGCCCGCTGGCCGGTCTGTTCGGCGCATTACTGGGTGAGATGAGCGCGCGCAACCAGTTCTCGGTGTTCATCGACGACGCCAAGCGCGAGCGCATTCTGCGCGGGCTGTTCGATAGCTTCTATGCCGGCTCTCCCGCCGACATAATTTTCGACACTAACCGCGGCTGGTGCGGGTGGATGCCGGCGATCGCGCGGCTGTTCCCCGACGCGAAAGTTATTGCGTGCGTGAGGGAATTGCCGTGGGTGATCGACAGCATCGAGCGGCTGGTGCAACGCAATGTGTTCAGCCCGTCGTCGATGTTCAACTACAGCGCCGGCGGCACGGTGTACACCCGCGCCAACGCGGTGGTAGCCCCCGACGGCATCGTCGGTGGCCCCTACGACGCGCTCAAGCAGGCGTGCTACGGCGCGCAACGAAGCCGTCTTTTGTTGGTGCAGTACGAAACGCTCAGCAGCGACCCGGCCAAGACGATGGACGCGATCTACGCCTTCCTCGGCGAGCCGCCCTTCGAGCACGATTTCGACCACGTCGACTACGACGTCACCGAATTCGACGAGCGTGCCGGCACTCCGGGGCTGCACGCCGTGCGGCCCAAGGTCAGTGCCGAGCAGCGCGACACCCTGCTCCCGCCGGATCTGTTCAAACGCTTCCGCAACGACGCCTTTTGGCGCGATCCGCAGCGGGTTCCGGCCGGCTTGCAAGTCGTGTGA
- a CDS encoding FAD-dependent oxidoreductase yields MTNERHQVVVVGAGVSGLTSAISLAEAGWPVRVWAAAPPQQTTSRVAGAVWAPPRPSGRAVQTQAWTEHSLRVFRELAEDPTTGVLMAPALAAGDLSGADAMSSASALIPDLRRADPAELPDGVATGYRATMPMIDMPHYLDYLTQRLAAAGCEIEIHPVRALAEAADAAPIVVNCTGLAAGALVGDDAVRPLFGQHVVVTNPGLRQLFLEINSDPEWICYFPHPQRVVCGGVSIPDRWDTTAEPEITERILQGCRRIEPRLADAEVIETITGLRPDRPSVRVEAEPLGRALCVHNYGHSSNGVTLSWGCARDVVRLVSAR; encoded by the coding sequence GTGACGAATGAGCGGCACCAAGTCGTCGTCGTCGGTGCCGGCGTCAGCGGATTGACGTCCGCCATCAGCCTGGCTGAAGCCGGGTGGCCGGTGCGGGTGTGGGCCGCCGCGCCGCCCCAGCAGACAACCTCACGCGTGGCGGGTGCGGTGTGGGCGCCCCCACGGCCGTCCGGACGTGCCGTGCAGACACAGGCCTGGACCGAGCACTCGCTGCGAGTGTTCCGCGAGCTGGCCGAGGACCCCACCACCGGGGTACTCATGGCGCCGGCCCTGGCGGCCGGCGACCTGTCCGGGGCCGACGCGATGTCGTCGGCGTCCGCCCTGATCCCCGACCTTCGTCGGGCCGACCCCGCTGAGCTGCCCGACGGTGTCGCGACCGGCTATCGCGCCACCATGCCCATGATCGACATGCCGCACTACCTCGACTACCTGACGCAGCGACTGGCGGCGGCCGGCTGCGAGATCGAGATACACCCGGTGCGCGCGCTGGCCGAGGCCGCCGATGCCGCACCGATCGTGGTCAACTGCACCGGTCTGGCCGCGGGTGCGCTGGTCGGCGACGACGCGGTGCGGCCGCTGTTCGGGCAGCACGTCGTGGTCACCAATCCTGGTCTGCGGCAACTGTTTCTGGAAATCAACAGCGACCCGGAATGGATTTGCTACTTCCCTCATCCGCAACGCGTCGTCTGCGGCGGCGTCAGCATCCCCGACCGATGGGACACCACCGCGGAGCCCGAGATAACTGAGCGGATCCTGCAGGGCTGCCGTCGGATCGAGCCACGCCTGGCCGACGCGGAGGTGATCGAGACGATCACCGGGCTGCGGCCCGACCGCCCGTCGGTGCGCGTGGAGGCCGAGCCGCTGGGGCGGGCGCTGTGCGTGCACAACTACGGTCACAGCAGCAACGGGGTGACCCTGTCGTGGGGCTGCGCGCGCGACGTCGTGCGCCTGGTCAGCGCTCGCTGA